The following coding sequences are from one Xiphophorus couchianus chromosome 7, X_couchianus-1.0, whole genome shotgun sequence window:
- the tbr1b gene encoding T-box brain protein 1b: protein MQVEHCISLTSEISKKFMNVGSGFASSNGSEELSLQDHPIISASDNLERSSPLKKNSREMTNQSEADNFPDSKDASGDVQRGKLSPDLHGVSDIRHNFDGSAGERCIFSPSAQPPSVSAAPTAMFPYPSQHGPAHPAFSIGSPSRYMAHHPVIANGAYNSLLTNTSPQGYPTAGYPYAQQYGHTYQGGAFYQFSSAQAGLVPGKAQVYLCNRALWLKFHRHQTEMIITKQGRRMFPFLSFNISGLDPTAHYNIFVDVILADPNHWRFQGGKWVPCGKADTNVIGNRVYMHPDSPNTGAHWMRQEISFGKLKLTNNKGASNNTGQMVVLQSLHKYQPRLHVVEVNEDGTEDTSQPGRVQTFTFTETQFIAVTAYQNTDITQLKIDHNPFAKGFRDNYDTVYTGCDIDRLTPSPGDSPRSQIVPGARYAMPSSFLQDQFVSTYAKSRFHPGVGTGPGTERSVPLGNSLLSPQQSEEPTVATPPQRWFVTPANNRLDFAASAYDAADFAGNAATLLSYAAAGVKALPLPTAGCSNRPLGYYADPSGWGGRTPPQYCGVNSKSSSVFSCWPTNSLGGRAGTNYLSEEGDSIATERSPIGGSEETKPKDITSESSWIETPSSIKSIDSSDSGIFEQAKRRRISPSATPVSETVSPLKSELLAPRECEKNCTKDIGYYSFYPHS, encoded by the exons ATGCAAGTGGAGCATTGCATCTCGCTGACGAGTGAAATCTCAAAGAAATTTATGAATGTGGGCAGTGGCTTTGCGAGCTCCAATGGATCAGAGGAGCTCTCGTTGCAGGACCATCCTATTATATCTGCAAGTGACAACCTGGAGAGAAGTTCACCTCTGAAAAAAAACTCCAGGGAGATGACGAATCAGTCAGAGGCAGACAATTTCCCCGACTCCAAGGACGCGTCGGGGGACGTCCAGAGGGGCAAACTCTCTCCTGATCTCCACGGAGTCTCTGACATCCGTCATAATTTCGATGGATCTGCAGGAGAAAGGTGCATCTTTTCTCCGTCCGCCCAGCCGCCGTCAGTCTCCGCTGCTCCCACTGCCATGTTTCCGTACCCGAGCCAGCATGGACCGGCGCACCCCGCTTTCTCCATCGGGAGTCCCAGCCGCTATATGGCCCATCATCCGGTCATAGCTAACGGAGCGTACAACAGCCTTTTAACCAACACGTCTCCGCAAGGCTACCCGACTGCGGGGTACCCTTACGCGCAACAGTATGGACACACGTACCAAGGGGGAGCTTTTTACCAGTTCTCTTCGGCGCAGGCGGGACTAGTACCGGGGAAGGCGCAGGTGTATCTGTGCAACAGGGCCCTGTGGCTGAAGTTTCACAGGCACCAGACAGAGATGATCATAACAAAACAGGGACG acGAATGTTTCCCTTTTTAAGCTTCAACATTTCTGGCCTCGACCCAACCGCTCACTACAATATATTTGTGGATGTGATACTCGCTGATCCGAATCACTGGCGATTCCAAGGAGGAAAGTGGGTGCCGTGTGGGAAAGCGGACACAAACGTTATAG gAAACAGAGTTTACATGCACCCGGATTCACCAAACACCGGCGCGCACTGGATGCGACAGGAAATCTCGTTTGGAAAGCTAAAGCTCACCAACAACAAAGGTGCCTCCAACAACACAGGCCAG ATGGTGGTCCTCCAGTCGCTCCACAAGTACCAGCCCAGGCTCCATGTGGTGGAAGTGAACGAAGATGGGACAGAGGACACCAGCCAGCCGGGAAGAGTCCAGACTTTCACCTTCACTGAGACGCAGTTCATCGCCGTCACCGCTTACCAGAACACTGAC atTACGCAACTGAAAATCGACCACAATCCGTTTGCCAAAGGATTTCGGGACAATTATGACAC TGTATACACAGGCTGCGACATTGACCGCCTAACTCCATCACCGGGTGACTCTCCGCGCTCACAGATCGTGCCGGGTGCGAGATACGCCATGCCCAGCTCCTTCCTGCAGGACCAATTTGTCAGCACTTATGCCAAATCTCGCTTTCACCCTGGCGTGGGGACTGGTCCTGGCACGGAGCGCAGCGTCCCACTCGGCAACAGCTTGCTGTCCCCGCAGCAAAGCGAGGAGCCCACTGTTGCCACCCCCCCGCAGCGTTGGTTTGTCACCCCTGCCAACAACCGACTGGACTTTGCCGCCTCGGCATACGACGCCGCCGATTTCGCCGGTAACGCGGCCACCTTGCTGTCCTACGCAGCGGCCGGAGTAAAGGCTCTCCCCCTCCCGACGGCGGGCTGCTCCAATCGGCCTCTTGGCTATTACGCAGACCCGTCTGGCTGGGGAGGACGCACGCCACCGCAGTACTGCGGCGTAAACAGTAAATCCAGCTCGGTCTTTTCCTGCTGGCCGACCAACTCCCTTGGAGGCAGGGCGGGCACCAACTACCTGTCGGAAGAGGGAGACTCCATCGCGACCGAGAGGTCACCGATCGGTGGCTCGGAAGAGACCAAACCCAAAGACATCACATCAGAGTCCAGCTGGATAGAGACGCCGTCGTCGATAAAGTCGATTGATTCCAGCGACTCTGGGATCTTTGAACAGGCCAAAAGAAGACGGATCTCCCCCTCTGCCACCCCGGTCTCAGAGACAGTGTCCCCGTTAAAATCCGAGCTGCTGGCACCGAGAGAGTGCGAGAAGAACTGTACAAAGGACATTGGTTACTACAGTTTTTATCCTCACAGTTAG
- the tank gene encoding TRAF family member-associated NF-kappa-B activator, translating to MDRNIGDQLNKAFEAYRQVSIEKDNAQKELQKMKEHYEQYTQELLKQIEDQQRLISDLETELSATRQPSGEMKCEPRNHLLKAPASSRKTQYRGNVATVAGASNLTVNSSSDYQDMLAAFEAIQGKFRQIQTLTTKQKHHLKRFHGSYDNSNDQRFSMPIQCTDGTVEAERPFPTPLRLTADVPHLPAPLASRGTSQEDRDLVDSLTKLSVKFPPPTDSEYDFLNSAPERNIGLPVARKPPLGSSTLPEEEPVELPLPFVYPTSPSHSSSSSPSHESVRGPEQPLWTPELCDAVDMGANQEPLSSCPVECAFCPDLVPQNLMTSHLYLHFLPKKEAEN from the exons ATGGACAGGAATATTGGAGACCAGCTAAACAAAGCTTTTGAAGCTTATCGCCAGGTCTCCATCGAAAAGGACAATGCTCAAAAGGAGTTGCAAAAAATG AAGGAACATTATGAGCAGTACACTCAAGAACTTCTAAAGCAGATAGAAGACCAGCAACGTTTGATTTCTGATCTTGAAACTGAGTTGTCGGCAACAAGGCAACCCTCAG GAGAGATGAAATGTGAGCCTCGCAACCATCTTCTCAAAGCGCCTGCCTCTAGTAGGAAGACACAGTACCGG gggaATGTGGCCACCGTTGCTGGTGCCTCAAATTTGACAGTCAACAGCAGCTCTGACTA TCAGGACATGTTGGCGGCATTTGAAGCAATTCAGGGCAAATTCCGACAGATCCAGACCCTGactacaaaacagaaacatcatcTGAAAAGGTTCCACGGAAGTTACGACAACTCAAACG ACCAGCGCTTCTCCATGCCGATCCAGTGCACAGATGGAACCGTAGAAGCAGAGAGGCCCTTTCCTACACCTCTGAGGTTAACTGCGGATGTCCCTCACCTGCCTGCACCCCTGGCTTCTCGTGGCACCAGCCAGGAGGACAGAGACTTGGTAGACTCTCTCACCAAACTCAGTGTCAAATTCCCGCCCCCCACGGACAGTGAATACGACTTCCTGAACAGTGCTCCGGAGAGGAACATCGGCCTGCCAGTGGCTCGAAAGCCGCCCCTCGGCTCCTCCACGCTGCCAGAGGAGGAGCCCGTGGAACTGCCCTTGCCTTTTGTCTATCCCACGTCCCCCTCCCACTCGTCATCCTCCTCGCCCTCCCATGAGAGCGTGCGGGGACCCGAGCAG CCCCTGTGGACCCCCGAGCTGTGTGACGCCGTTGACATGGGAGCCAACCAGGAGCCTCTGAGCAGCTGTCCCGTTGAATGCGCATTCTGTCCCGATTTAGTTCCCCAGAACCTCATGACAAGCCATCTTTACTTGCACTTCTTGCCAAAGAAGGAAGCAGAGAATTGA